From Pseudarthrobacter equi, a single genomic window includes:
- a CDS encoding ATP-dependent 6-phosphofructokinase, translating to MKIGILTSGGDCPGLNAVIRGAVLKGIAIHGHEFVGFLDGWRGVVEGDIIDIPRTMVRGIAKQGGTILGTSRTNPFENGGGPEVIKAHMDRLGIDAIIAIGGEGTLAAAKRLTDAGLKIVGVPKTVDNDLDATDYTFGFDTAVQIATEAIDRLRTTGESHHRCMIAEVMGRHVGWIALHAGMAAGAHAILIPEQKVSIEQITDWVNEAHARGRAPLVVVAEGFVPEHMESPHSERGLDTFGRPRLGGIADQLAPELEARTGIETRATILGHIQRGGVPSAFDRVLATRLGMAAIDSVVEGFWGTMVALKGTDIQHVAFEEALGQLKTVPQNRYDEAAVLFG from the coding sequence ATGAAAATTGGAATCCTCACCAGCGGTGGCGACTGCCCCGGACTGAACGCGGTCATCCGCGGCGCCGTGCTGAAGGGTATCGCCATCCACGGCCACGAGTTCGTCGGATTCCTCGACGGCTGGCGCGGCGTGGTGGAGGGCGACATCATCGACATCCCCCGCACCATGGTGCGCGGCATCGCCAAGCAGGGCGGCACCATCCTGGGCACGTCCCGCACCAACCCGTTCGAAAACGGCGGCGGCCCCGAGGTCATCAAAGCCCACATGGACCGCCTCGGCATCGACGCGATCATCGCCATCGGCGGTGAGGGAACCCTCGCCGCGGCCAAGCGCCTGACCGACGCCGGACTGAAGATCGTGGGCGTCCCCAAGACCGTGGACAACGACCTCGACGCCACCGACTACACCTTCGGCTTCGACACCGCCGTACAGATCGCCACCGAGGCCATCGACCGGCTCCGGACCACCGGCGAATCCCACCACCGCTGCATGATCGCCGAGGTCATGGGCCGGCACGTGGGCTGGATTGCCCTGCACGCCGGCATGGCGGCCGGCGCCCACGCCATCCTCATTCCGGAGCAGAAGGTCAGCATCGAGCAGATCACCGACTGGGTAAACGAAGCCCACGCCCGCGGCCGCGCGCCGCTGGTGGTGGTGGCCGAAGGGTTCGTGCCCGAGCACATGGAATCCCCGCACTCCGAGCGCGGCCTGGACACGTTCGGCCGGCCCCGCCTGGGCGGCATCGCCGACCAGCTCGCGCCCGAACTGGAAGCCCGTACCGGCATCGAAACCCGCGCCACCATCCTGGGCCACATCCAGCGCGGCGGCGTCCCCTCGGCCTTCGACCGCGTCCTCGCCACGCGCCTGGGCATGGCCGCCATCGACTCCGTGGTTGAGGGCTTCTGGGGCACCATGGTGGCGCTCAAGGGCACCGACATCCAGCACGTCGCCTTCGAGGAAGCCCTGGGCCAGCTCAAGACCGTGCCGCAGAACCGGTACGACGAAGCCGCAGTCCTCTTCGGCTAG
- a CDS encoding GNAT family N-acetyltransferase, with amino-acid sequence MTLDPGSAAIIQLAWARRLGLDDDAFGSALASGERIVRADDSAATVEFVRLFGSSVLVGPQDVIDAAAEIPDADMAQHVTLLTLTRDRGGYGLGAAALFFADDLPLQQPSEEMTVSHGNAEAIELEGRCPPDDVNEVGLSDLENRFTIVHELDGRRVPLACGAYTEWEGLLAHLGVLVDPEWRRRGLGTLAASIASHEALAAGLTLQWRADVSNTGSLALARRLGLSAGGIQTSVNLG; translated from the coding sequence ATGACACTCGATCCCGGCTCTGCCGCCATCATCCAGCTGGCCTGGGCCCGCCGCCTGGGCCTCGACGACGACGCTTTCGGCTCAGCACTTGCCTCCGGAGAACGCATCGTCCGGGCCGATGACTCGGCCGCCACGGTGGAGTTCGTCAGGCTCTTCGGCAGTTCCGTGCTGGTGGGGCCGCAGGACGTCATCGATGCGGCCGCGGAGATCCCCGATGCGGACATGGCGCAGCACGTCACCCTGTTGACGCTGACCCGGGACCGTGGCGGGTACGGCCTCGGCGCCGCGGCGCTGTTCTTCGCCGACGACCTGCCGCTGCAGCAGCCCTCCGAAGAAATGACTGTGTCACACGGTAACGCCGAAGCGATTGAACTGGAGGGCCGCTGCCCGCCGGACGACGTCAACGAGGTGGGGCTCTCCGACCTTGAGAACCGCTTCACCATCGTCCACGAGCTCGACGGCAGGCGGGTCCCCCTGGCCTGCGGCGCCTACACAGAGTGGGAAGGACTGCTGGCCCACCTGGGGGTCCTGGTGGATCCGGAGTGGCGGCGCCGCGGGCTGGGAACGCTGGCCGCTTCCATCGCATCCCACGAGGCCCTGGCCGCCGGGCTGACGCTGCAGTGGCGGGCGGACGTCAGCAACACAGGATCGCTGGCGCTGGCCCGCCGCCTCGGCTTGTCAGCCGGCGGAATCCAGACCAGCGTCAACCTTGGCTGA
- a CDS encoding DHA2 family efflux MFS transporter permease subunit, whose product MENVEKPWAALWSLVIGFFMILIDSTIVSVANPRIMEGLGADINSVIWVTSAYLLAYAVPLLITGRLGDRFGPKKLYLLGLVVFTLASLWCGLAQDVETLIAARVLQGLGAAVMTPQTMAVITRIFPPDRRGAAMAIWGATAGMATLVGPILGGVLVDSLGWEWIFFINVPIGVVGFILAVRNVPALSTHPHRFDIPGVLLSAIGVFLLVFGIQEGETYNWGTIAGPISVWSLIIAGIVVLAGFVAWQRFNKGEPLLPLGLFRDRNFSLANLGITMVGFTVTSFGLPLIFYYQMVRGLTPTQSALLMVPMALISGGMAPVVGKIVDRVNPKYLATAGLTLMAVALVWNGLLMQPDTPILLFLLPSAVLGFANAGIWAPLSTTATRNLPPRQAGAGSGVYNTTRQFGAVLGSAAIAVLIQSRLAAELPAGPGGQAGGAGEGMAMGGSLPEFLHAGFSTAMAQSILLPAAVVLAGAVVVLFFAKPKPIQGWGAAEGSAPSAKVDAGLDSAG is encoded by the coding sequence ATGGAAAACGTAGAAAAGCCCTGGGCGGCGCTGTGGTCGCTGGTGATCGGGTTCTTCATGATCCTGATCGACAGCACCATCGTGTCCGTGGCCAACCCGCGGATCATGGAGGGCCTGGGCGCCGACATCAACTCCGTGATCTGGGTGACCAGCGCCTATCTGCTGGCCTACGCAGTTCCGCTGCTGATCACGGGCAGGCTGGGCGACCGCTTCGGGCCCAAGAAGCTGTACCTGCTTGGCCTGGTGGTCTTTACCCTGGCCTCGCTGTGGTGCGGCCTGGCCCAGGACGTGGAGACCCTCATCGCCGCCCGGGTGCTCCAGGGCCTCGGCGCCGCAGTAATGACGCCGCAGACCATGGCCGTCATCACCCGCATTTTCCCGCCGGACCGCCGGGGTGCCGCCATGGCCATCTGGGGCGCCACCGCCGGCATGGCCACACTGGTGGGCCCGATCCTGGGCGGCGTCCTGGTGGACAGCCTGGGCTGGGAGTGGATCTTCTTCATCAACGTTCCCATCGGCGTCGTGGGGTTCATCCTTGCGGTACGGAACGTACCCGCATTGAGCACCCACCCGCACCGGTTCGACATTCCCGGTGTGCTGCTCAGTGCCATCGGGGTCTTCCTGCTGGTCTTCGGAATCCAGGAAGGCGAGACGTACAACTGGGGAACCATCGCCGGACCCATCAGCGTCTGGTCGCTGATCATCGCCGGGATCGTAGTGCTCGCCGGATTCGTCGCCTGGCAGCGTTTCAACAAGGGCGAGCCGCTGCTGCCGCTGGGACTGTTCCGCGACCGGAACTTTTCGCTGGCCAACCTGGGAATCACCATGGTGGGGTTCACGGTGACGTCCTTCGGGCTGCCGCTGATCTTCTACTACCAGATGGTCCGCGGCCTGACACCCACCCAGTCAGCTCTGCTGATGGTGCCCATGGCGCTGATCTCGGGTGGCATGGCCCCCGTGGTGGGGAAGATCGTGGACCGGGTAAACCCGAAATACCTGGCAACTGCGGGCCTGACACTCATGGCAGTGGCTCTGGTGTGGAACGGATTGCTGATGCAGCCGGACACCCCCATCCTGCTGTTCCTGCTTCCCAGCGCTGTTCTCGGCTTCGCCAACGCCGGCATCTGGGCGCCCCTGAGCACCACGGCCACCAGGAACCTGCCGCCGCGGCAGGCGGGCGCCGGCTCCGGCGTCTACAACACCACCCGCCAGTTCGGCGCGGTCCTGGGCAGCGCTGCCATCGCTGTCCTGATTCAGTCGCGGCTGGCGGCTGAGCTCCCGGCGGGCCCCGGCGGCCAGGCCGGCGGGGCCGGCGAAGGCATGGCCATGGGCGGTTCGCTGCCGGAATTCCTGCACGCAGGATTTTCGACGGCGATGGCGCAGTCCATCCTGCTTCCCGCCGCTGTGGTGCTGGCCGGGGCAGTAGTGGTGCTGTTCTTCGCCAAGCCCAAGCCCATTCAGGGGTGGGGCGCCGCTGAAGGGTCCGCTCCCTCAGCCAAGGTTGACGCTGGTCTGGATTCCGCCGGCTGA
- a CDS encoding ankyrin repeat domain-containing protein, with protein MTEHGNATPAQHAAAGEAGEAGAGQDDDAVALAHSLFQAARDGNTEMLRAYLGAGAPATLTNAAGDSLLMLAAYHGHADTVRLVLEHGAEANTANDRGQTPLAGAAFKGYTDVARVLLDAGADPDAGAPSARAAAQMFARQEILDLLG; from the coding sequence ATGACAGAACACGGAAACGCCACGCCGGCGCAGCACGCCGCGGCAGGCGAGGCCGGGGAGGCAGGAGCAGGGCAGGACGACGACGCCGTCGCCTTGGCCCACAGCCTCTTCCAGGCAGCCCGGGACGGGAACACCGAGATGCTCCGCGCATACCTCGGCGCCGGCGCTCCCGCCACCCTCACCAATGCCGCCGGAGATTCGCTCCTGATGCTGGCTGCCTACCACGGCCACGCCGACACGGTGCGCCTGGTGCTCGAACACGGAGCCGAGGCAAACACCGCCAATGACCGCGGCCAGACGCCACTGGCCGGTGCGGCGTTCAAGGGGTACACGGACGTAGCCCGGGTCCTGCTGGATGCCGGCGCAGATCCCGACGCCGGAGCGCCATCGGCACGCGCGGCCGCCCAAATGTTTGCCCGCCAGGAGATCCTCGACCTCCTGGGCTGA
- the ygfZ gene encoding CAF17-like 4Fe-4S cluster assembly/insertion protein YgfZ, whose amino-acid sequence MTTPSPLLSRPGAVEAAGADAGVAAHYGEPLREQRALAAGTAVVDLSSRGVVTVTGPDRLSWLNTLSSQQVTALQPGESSELLLLSVQGRIEFDARIVDDGGTAWLIVEGAEAGPLAEYLNRMKFMLRVDIADASADWAVVGSTAAVPEWASLVAWQDPWPHVSAGGYSYATVAEENHPGLERPWFEYLVPAAELEQMVADRPLAGVMSSEALRIAAWRPRIGAETDDRTIPHELDLLRTAVHLAKGCYKGQETIARVHNLGHPPRRLVFLQLDGSQHTLPAAGSVVLAGDRKVGAVTSVAQHYEMGPVALAVIKRSVAPDEILTVLDGDEPYTAGQELIVAPDAGQVVGRQTGFLRGPRA is encoded by the coding sequence ATGACTACTCCCAGCCCCCTTTTGTCGCGCCCCGGAGCTGTCGAGGCCGCCGGTGCGGACGCCGGCGTCGCAGCCCACTACGGTGAGCCCCTCCGGGAGCAGCGTGCCCTCGCGGCCGGAACCGCCGTCGTCGACCTCTCCTCCCGCGGAGTTGTCACCGTCACCGGGCCGGACCGGCTGAGCTGGCTGAACACGCTGTCATCCCAGCAGGTGACGGCCCTCCAGCCGGGGGAGTCGAGCGAACTGCTCCTCCTGAGCGTTCAGGGGCGCATCGAGTTTGACGCGCGCATTGTTGACGACGGCGGCACCGCCTGGCTGATTGTCGAAGGCGCCGAGGCCGGCCCGCTGGCTGAGTACCTCAACAGGATGAAGTTCATGCTCCGGGTGGACATCGCCGACGCCTCGGCCGACTGGGCGGTGGTGGGCAGCACCGCCGCCGTGCCGGAGTGGGCCTCGCTGGTGGCCTGGCAGGACCCGTGGCCGCATGTCTCTGCCGGCGGCTACTCGTACGCCACCGTTGCCGAGGAGAACCATCCCGGGCTGGAACGGCCGTGGTTCGAGTACCTTGTCCCCGCCGCCGAATTGGAACAGATGGTGGCGGACCGGCCGCTGGCCGGAGTCATGTCGTCCGAGGCGCTGCGCATCGCTGCCTGGCGTCCCCGGATCGGTGCCGAAACCGATGACAGGACGATTCCGCATGAACTGGACCTGCTCCGTACCGCAGTCCACCTGGCCAAAGGCTGCTACAAGGGCCAGGAAACCATCGCCCGCGTCCACAACCTGGGGCACCCGCCGCGGCGCCTCGTGTTCCTGCAGCTGGACGGTTCGCAGCACACACTCCCGGCCGCCGGAAGCGTGGTCCTTGCCGGCGACCGCAAAGTGGGGGCCGTCACGTCCGTGGCGCAGCACTACGAAATGGGGCCGGTGGCACTGGCGGTCATAAAGCGGTCCGTAGCGCCGGATGAAATACTGACGGTCCTGGACGGGGACGAGCCGTACACCGCCGGACAGGAACTCATCGTTGCCCCCGACGCCGGCCAGGTGGTGGGGCGCCAGACCGGATTCCTTAGGGGGCCACGCGCATGA
- a CDS encoding flavodoxin family protein — protein sequence MANEGTSGNYSDLKAVFFNGTLKRSPQTSNTDGLINISRLIMEKQGVSTRVIRTVDHDIASGVYPDMTQYGWATDEWPELYPAVQDADIVVVAGPIWLGDNSSQTKKLIERLYAHSGELNSKGQWAFYPKVGGCLITGNEDGIKHCAMNVLYSLQHIGFSIPPQADAGWIGPVGPGPSYLDEGSGGPESDFTNRNTTFMTWNLLHLARTLKDAGGYPAYGNLPKEWTAGTRFDFENPEYR from the coding sequence GTGGCAAATGAAGGTACATCCGGAAACTACAGCGATCTCAAGGCTGTCTTCTTCAACGGCACGCTCAAGAGGTCGCCGCAAACCTCCAATACTGACGGCCTGATCAACATCAGCCGGCTGATCATGGAGAAGCAGGGCGTCAGCACCCGGGTGATCCGCACGGTGGACCACGACATCGCCAGCGGGGTCTACCCGGACATGACCCAGTACGGCTGGGCCACCGACGAATGGCCGGAGCTCTACCCCGCCGTCCAGGATGCCGACATCGTGGTGGTGGCCGGCCCCATCTGGCTGGGAGACAACTCATCGCAGACCAAGAAGCTGATTGAACGCCTCTACGCCCATTCCGGTGAGCTCAACAGCAAGGGCCAGTGGGCGTTCTATCCCAAAGTGGGCGGTTGCCTGATCACGGGCAACGAGGACGGCATCAAGCACTGCGCCATGAATGTCCTCTACAGCCTGCAGCACATCGGTTTCAGCATTCCGCCGCAGGCCGACGCCGGGTGGATCGGGCCCGTGGGCCCCGGCCCCAGCTACCTTGACGAGGGCTCAGGCGGACCGGAAAGCGACTTCACCAACCGGAACACCACCTTCATGACGTGGAACCTCCTGCACCTGGCCCGGACCCTCAAGGACGCCGGCGGGTACCCTGCTTACGGCAACCTGCCCAAGGAATGGACCGCCGGGACCCGGTTCGACTTCGAAAACCCCGAGTACCGGTAA
- a CDS encoding nitrobindin family protein: MPIEIPTDLTPELVPLSWLIGEWEGRGRLGTGDEDSDHFLQHVSFTHNGLPYLQYRAESWLTDDDGTRLRPLTVETGFWALERKQLDADGGPGLVPADIVPALKSADEVEALRNGEGGFDISVSISHPGGISELYYGQIKGPQIQLTTDMVMRGSHSKDYSAATRIFGLVDGNLLWRWDVATGGDAGKGLEAHASAFLARVP, encoded by the coding sequence GTGCCCATTGAGATTCCCACAGATCTGACTCCGGAACTTGTTCCCCTTTCCTGGCTCATTGGTGAGTGGGAAGGCCGTGGCCGCCTGGGCACCGGGGACGAGGATTCCGATCATTTCCTGCAGCATGTCTCCTTCACCCACAACGGCCTGCCGTATCTGCAGTACCGGGCGGAGAGCTGGCTGACGGACGACGACGGCACGCGCCTGCGGCCCCTCACGGTTGAGACCGGTTTCTGGGCGCTGGAGCGCAAGCAGCTTGATGCCGACGGCGGTCCCGGCCTGGTGCCCGCGGACATCGTTCCTGCGCTCAAGAGCGCCGACGAAGTGGAAGCCCTGCGCAACGGTGAGGGAGGCTTCGACATTTCGGTGTCCATCTCCCACCCCGGCGGCATCTCGGAGCTGTACTACGGCCAGATCAAGGGCCCGCAGATCCAGCTCACCACCGACATGGTGATGCGCGGCAGCCACTCCAAGGATTACAGCGCCGCCACCCGGATCTTCGGACTGGTGGACGGCAACCTGTTGTGGCGGTGGGACGTCGCAACGGGAGGGGATGCGGGCAAGGGCCTAGAAGCCCACGCCTCGGCGTTCCTGGCACGGGTTCCATAA
- a CDS encoding permease — protein sequence MTADLQAPARSLGSWAIGVVGIAGLVAIIAGVYISREALAAVAVLIAFAVGIGWPHFLRIPAKKTLAAVIALPGAGSALAALWAPAPGYLDWTPGFVAVGMMAVFVVQLIRGTGQAQRLESTLGCCVGVLLSCLGAGWVAGARFNGVREMLLVAAISAAVALLAGLIRWPDNVIAPLCIVLAGLAGPLAGLVLSDIAVLPAAIFGVVVGAVLASFRRLVTLRGAPLNFAAALGMGLAPVSAVGSLAYFIDKLLIF from the coding sequence ATGACGGCGGACCTGCAGGCGCCTGCGCGCTCACTCGGTTCGTGGGCCATCGGTGTGGTCGGCATCGCCGGCCTGGTTGCCATCATCGCCGGCGTTTATATCTCCCGTGAAGCTCTGGCGGCAGTGGCCGTATTGATTGCCTTCGCGGTGGGGATCGGCTGGCCGCATTTCCTCCGGATTCCGGCCAAGAAGACCCTCGCGGCGGTCATCGCCCTGCCCGGTGCGGGGTCCGCCCTGGCCGCCTTGTGGGCGCCTGCTCCGGGCTACCTGGACTGGACCCCCGGTTTCGTGGCGGTGGGCATGATGGCCGTCTTCGTAGTGCAGCTCATCCGCGGTACGGGCCAGGCGCAGCGGCTGGAGTCCACTCTGGGCTGCTGCGTGGGCGTGCTGCTGTCCTGCCTGGGTGCGGGGTGGGTTGCCGGCGCCCGGTTCAACGGCGTCCGCGAGATGCTGCTGGTGGCCGCGATCAGCGCAGCAGTGGCCCTGCTTGCCGGGCTGATCCGCTGGCCTGATAACGTCATCGCCCCGCTGTGCATCGTCCTTGCCGGGCTGGCAGGCCCGCTTGCCGGGCTGGTCCTCTCAGACATCGCCGTCCTGCCGGCTGCCATTTTCGGCGTGGTGGTGGGGGCGGTCCTCGCCAGCTTCCGGCGACTGGTTACGCTGCGGGGTGCGCCACTGAACTTTGCAGCGGCCCTTGGCATGGGCCTGGCGCCTGTCTCGGCCGTCGGCTCGCTCGCCTACTTCATAGACAAACTACTCATCTTCTGA
- a CDS encoding winged helix-turn-helix transcriptional regulator produces MSHILLLTNSTGSSVDILPALELLNHRVHILPAEPTALLETDPCDIVLLDARKDLVGARSLTQLLKATGLSAPLVLILTEGGMAAVSSAWAVDDIVLDSAGPAEVEARIRLSVARAVPDQDDAPSEIRAAGVVIDEASYTARVNGAPLNLTFKEFELLKYLAQHPGRVFTRQQLLTEVWGYDYYGGTRTVDVHVRRLRAKLGADHENLISTVRNVGYRLTLVRQQEDELTEA; encoded by the coding sequence ATGTCGCACATCCTGCTCTTGACGAACAGCACCGGCTCGTCGGTAGACATCCTGCCTGCCCTGGAACTGCTGAACCACCGCGTGCACATCCTCCCTGCGGAGCCCACCGCCCTCCTCGAAACGGACCCTTGCGACATCGTCCTGCTGGATGCGCGCAAAGACCTTGTGGGCGCCCGTTCCCTCACCCAGCTTTTGAAGGCCACCGGCCTCAGCGCACCGCTGGTCCTGATCCTGACTGAAGGCGGCATGGCCGCTGTTTCGTCGGCCTGGGCAGTGGACGACATCGTCCTGGATTCCGCCGGCCCCGCTGAGGTTGAAGCGCGTATCAGGCTCTCGGTGGCCCGCGCCGTCCCGGACCAGGACGATGCCCCCAGCGAAATTCGTGCCGCCGGCGTCGTCATCGACGAAGCCAGCTACACCGCCAGGGTTAACGGCGCACCCCTGAACCTGACGTTCAAGGAATTCGAGCTCCTCAAATACCTGGCCCAGCACCCAGGGCGCGTCTTCACCCGGCAGCAGCTGCTGACCGAGGTGTGGGGCTACGACTACTACGGCGGCACCCGCACCGTTGACGTCCACGTCCGGCGCCTGCGCGCCAAGCTGGGCGCCGACCACGAGAACCTCATCAGCACCGTGCGGAACGTCGGCTACCGGCTGACCCTGGTGCGGCAGCAGGAAGACGAACTGACCGAAGCCTGA
- the mshD gene encoding mycothiol synthase: MTPAHPEKWPVHVVQGGVDRQLLKDCRDLLVAAEESDGNPSISEQTLVTMRAGDSADHSLLTLALYAPDEDSDPATGQDLAGFAVVVEEPDHSGVLEIAVHPSYRNQGVADRLVRALQDRRGFDGLKAWSHGNHEAAADLAARYGYAPVRELWKMRMTTAEADLPEAVLPEGVSLRPFVPGQDEDAWLAVNRAAFSHHPEQGSLTRADLAARMEEDWFDPAGFLLAVDTAGRVVGFHWTKVHPRHGSHPAIGEVYVVGVAPEAQGSGLGKALTLAGIKYLQDLGLHAVMLYTDADNTPAVSLYRRLGFTRWDMDVMYGPVKEG, from the coding sequence ATGACTCCAGCGCACCCCGAGAAATGGCCCGTCCATGTTGTCCAAGGCGGGGTTGACCGGCAACTCCTGAAGGACTGCCGCGACCTCCTGGTTGCGGCCGAAGAGTCCGACGGCAACCCCTCGATCTCCGAGCAGACACTGGTGACCATGCGCGCCGGCGATTCTGCAGACCATTCGCTGCTGACCCTGGCGCTGTATGCCCCGGACGAGGACTCGGATCCTGCCACGGGCCAGGACCTGGCGGGATTCGCCGTCGTGGTGGAAGAACCGGACCACAGCGGCGTGCTGGAAATTGCGGTGCACCCTTCCTACCGGAACCAGGGCGTGGCCGACCGCCTGGTGCGGGCGCTGCAGGACCGCCGGGGGTTTGACGGGCTGAAGGCCTGGTCCCACGGCAACCACGAGGCCGCCGCAGACCTCGCCGCACGGTACGGCTACGCGCCGGTGCGGGAATTGTGGAAGATGCGGATGACGACGGCGGAGGCAGACCTTCCCGAGGCAGTGCTTCCGGAGGGCGTGTCGCTGCGTCCGTTCGTCCCGGGCCAGGACGAGGACGCGTGGCTGGCCGTCAACCGTGCGGCTTTCTCGCACCACCCGGAACAGGGCAGCCTCACCCGGGCGGATCTGGCGGCACGCATGGAGGAAGACTGGTTCGACCCCGCCGGGTTCCTCCTCGCGGTGGACACCGCCGGCCGCGTTGTGGGCTTCCACTGGACGAAGGTCCATCCCCGCCACGGCTCGCACCCCGCCATCGGCGAAGTCTACGTAGTGGGCGTGGCGCCTGAGGCCCAGGGCTCCGGCCTCGGGAAGGCCCTGACGCTCGCCGGCATCAAGTACCTGCAGGACCTTGGACTGCACGCAGTGATGCTGTACACGGACGCGGACAACACTCCCGCCGTCTCGCTGTACCGCAGGCTGGGGTTCACCCGCTGGGACATGGACGTCATGTACGGGCCGGTCAAGGAAGGTTAG